A single region of the Streptococcus macedonicus ACA-DC 198 genome encodes:
- the nisX1 gene encoding Transposase: MNICSNAYYNYLKNKKHAYRQEKAEIQRKIVEIYHRENGVPGYRMMNDYLKGIGSIRSDLTIHHFMNELGLRSITRRKKPNYVKGTANKIFPNLLNREFDVKEPNKIWCTDFTYLTRPDGTMRYNCTIIDLCGREVVASLNSSHIDTELAKETLKIALERRKPAKGIILHSDQGRQFTAKEFNKFCDKNYVQQSMSKAGCPYDNAVMERFYNTLKHEFYYLYKFDSNDILDQKLYEFVYGKYNHVRPHRANGGLTPYAARCRAA; the protein is encoded by the coding sequence ATGAACATCTGTTCAAATGCTTACTATAATTATCTTAAAAACAAAAAACATGCTTATCGTCAGGAAAAGGCAGAGATTCAACGTAAAATTGTTGAAATCTACCACCGCGAAAATGGAGTTCCTGGATACCGAATGATGAACGATTATCTTAAGGGTATCGGAAGCATTCGTTCAGATCTGACAATACATCATTTTATGAATGAATTGGGCTTACGTTCCATCACACGTCGAAAGAAACCAAACTATGTAAAAGGAACTGCCAATAAAATCTTTCCAAACCTTCTGAATAGGGAATTTGATGTAAAAGAACCCAATAAAATATGGTGTACTGATTTTACATATTTAACTCGTCCAGATGGAACAATGCGTTACAATTGCACGATTATAGACCTTTGCGGTCGTGAAGTGGTTGCATCATTAAACAGCAGTCATATCGATACTGAGTTGGCAAAGGAAACCTTGAAAATCGCACTAGAACGTCGAAAACCAGCAAAAGGAATTATCCTGCATTCTGATCAAGGGCGTCAATTTACCGCAAAAGAATTCAATAAATTTTGTGATAAAAACTATGTCCAACAAAGTATGAGCAAAGCAGGCTGTCCATATGACAATGCCGTTATGGAAAGATTCTACAATACGCTCAAACACGAATTCTATTATCTCTACAAGTTTGATTCAAATGACATTCTTGACCAAAAGCTCTATGAATTTGTTTATGGGAAATATAATCACGTAAGACCACATCGTGCAAACGGTGGACTTACACCTTATGCTGCACGATGTCGTGCAGCGTAA
- a CDS encoding Resolvase: MAKIGYARVSSADQNLDRQLKQLNNVEKIFKESISGASRERPQLIAMLDYIRDGDIVVVTELERLGRNNKELTEVMDEIKLKGATLEVLNLPTLRGIEDDNLRRLLNNLILELYKYQAQAERERIKERQAQGIAIAKAQGKYKGRRALFSADDSRLQHAFGLFLSGKSDRDVAELTGINERTFRRYRKKYGIHR; encoded by the coding sequence ATGGCGAAAATCGGTTATGCAAGGGTCAGTTCAGCTGACCAAAATTTAGATAGGCAGTTAAAACAATTAAATAACGTTGAAAAGATTTTTAAAGAGTCTATCAGTGGAGCAAGTAGAGAGCGTCCTCAGTTGATTGCAATGCTGGATTATATTCGTGATGGTGATATAGTCGTTGTAACTGAATTGGAGCGACTAGGAAGAAATAACAAAGAATTAACCGAAGTTATGGATGAGATAAAATTAAAAGGTGCAACCTTGGAAGTTCTTAATCTCCCCACCCTTAGAGGGATTGAAGATGATAATCTAAGACGTCTATTAAATAATTTGATATTGGAATTATATAAGTATCAGGCGCAAGCTGAAAGAGAACGTATTAAAGAGCGTCAGGCACAAGGAATTGCCATTGCAAAAGCCCAGGGTAAATATAAGGGACGTAGGGCACTGTTTTCAGCTGATGACAGCAGATTGCAGCATGCTTTTGGCTTGTTTCTTTCAGGAAAATCAGATAGAGATGTTGCAGAACTGACGGGGATTAATGAGCGAACGTTTAGACGTTATCGAAAAAAATATGGTATTCATAGATAG
- the topB gene encoding DNA topoisomerase III, translated as MKYLLLAEKPDQAKKYANALGNPKNDKGVWRVQSSVLNAEVIVAPAVGHLVERINPYTNFENWEMANLPALPEGFSYEPKKDTIKRFKAIKKAVKEVDAIIIGTDPDREGEAIAYRILELIPGALRKIKYRLWANSLTKKGLEQAFSSLKNPKDSVNYFHEADARGDADWLVGFNLSPFVTIKMKEEGYLDKKDHSMSVGRVQTPIVSLIVRNDEAIENFKPSPYWQLKLIDPEAKVTFGNDIKYQSKAEAEQMLQQLANIAVVKTVTSEEKVQEAPKLYNLTNFQSEMSKLYHFDATKTKELVQSLYQKGYLSYPRTDSTLITTNEFAYLVEHIEDYQKAINKQLETPNRSPRKAYVNDKKVLEHYAIIPTETIPDLSELSDDEKLIYQKVVFRTLLMFTPDYRYQSTSVILDNHGLEFKATGAVTKDKGWRNYLAVKKEDKELPNYQEGQTITVECKLLEEMTKPPTRITEQILLKKLLPKYNLGTSATRDGMIDLIQDKGYVTKNKKTGQFFPTERGKLLIHYLDQLEIAYTNPETTGKWEEVLAQIGQGKIQKEAFVDKIKWAITKQIEKGKQI; from the coding sequence TTGAAATATCTACTTTTAGCAGAAAAGCCTGACCAGGCTAAAAAGTATGCGAACGCTTTAGGAAACCCTAAAAACGATAAAGGTGTTTGGCGTGTTCAATCATCTGTATTGAATGCTGAAGTGATTGTTGCACCTGCCGTTGGTCACTTAGTTGAACGAATTAATCCATATACAAACTTTGAAAATTGGGAGATGGCGAATCTTCCTGCTTTACCTGAAGGCTTTTCTTATGAGCCTAAAAAAGATACTATTAAACGCTTTAAGGCTATCAAAAAAGCGGTTAAGGAAGTAGATGCCATAATCATTGGTACTGATCCTGACCGTGAAGGAGAAGCCATTGCTTATCGTATTTTAGAATTAATTCCAGGAGCCCTAAGAAAGATTAAATATCGCTTATGGGCAAACTCTTTAACAAAGAAAGGTTTAGAACAAGCCTTCTCAAGTCTTAAAAATCCAAAGGATTCAGTTAACTACTTTCATGAAGCAGATGCAAGAGGTGATGCAGACTGGCTGGTTGGGTTTAATTTAAGTCCTTTCGTAACCATTAAAATGAAAGAAGAAGGGTATTTAGACAAGAAAGACCATTCTATGTCTGTTGGACGAGTTCAAACACCTATTGTTAGTCTAATCGTTAGAAATGATGAAGCCATTGAAAATTTTAAACCGAGTCCTTATTGGCAGCTAAAACTGATTGATCCTGAAGCCAAAGTTACATTTGGCAACGATATTAAATATCAATCAAAAGCTGAAGCAGAACAGATGCTACAACAGTTAGCTAATATAGCAGTTGTCAAAACGGTTACGAGTGAAGAAAAAGTGCAAGAAGCACCTAAGCTTTATAATTTAACTAATTTTCAATCAGAAATGAGTAAGCTATATCATTTTGATGCCACTAAAACGAAAGAATTGGTTCAAAGCCTTTATCAAAAAGGCTATCTTTCTTACCCACGTACTGATTCAACCTTGATTACAACCAATGAATTTGCTTATCTTGTTGAACATATTGAAGACTATCAAAAGGCAATCAATAAACAATTAGAAACACCTAATCGCTCGCCAAGAAAAGCTTATGTGAATGATAAGAAAGTGTTAGAACACTATGCTATTATTCCAACTGAAACTATTCCTGATTTGAGTGAGCTAAGCGATGATGAAAAGCTTATTTATCAGAAGGTAGTCTTTAGGACTTTGTTGATGTTTACCCCTGACTATCGCTATCAATCAACCAGTGTTATTCTCGATAATCATGGGCTTGAATTTAAAGCAACTGGTGCTGTAACTAAGGATAAGGGATGGCGAAACTATTTAGCCGTAAAAAAAGAAGATAAAGAGTTACCCAATTACCAGGAAGGGCAAACTATCACTGTTGAATGCAAACTCTTAGAGGAAATGACAAAGCCACCGACACGAATTACTGAACAAATTTTATTGAAGAAATTGTTACCTAAATACAATTTAGGGACGTCTGCAACTCGTGATGGGATGATTGATTTAATTCAGGACAAAGGTTATGTCACTAAGAATAAGAAAACAGGACAGTTTTTCCCGACAGAACGAGGAAAGCTACTTATTCATTATCTTGACCAATTAGAGATTGCTTATACTAATCCTGAAACAACAGGAAAATGGGAAGAAGTATTAGCTCAAATCGGACAAGGAAAAATTCAAAAAGAAGCCTTCGTTGACAAAATCAAATGGGCTATCACTAAACAAATTGAAAAAGGAAAACAAATTTAA